The window GCCTGTAGGACTTTGAACTGTAGCACATGCATATATGATTAGAATACTAAAAAGTAGGGAGATATATCTTTTAATCATTTTTTGATTATATATATAAGACTTGAATAATTATTTTGATTTTTATTAGCGTAACTATTTGATTTATAACCTGTTAAGATAGATTTTATGAATTTATTCTTTTGAAATTTATATTTATTACTTAATAAACTTATGTAATATGCATCTAATTTCATTGGATAGACTTTCTTCACTTTTAAACCATGTTTGAGCATTAATGTGTTCATGGTATCCTGGCTAAAATGGTAGAGATGTCTTGGTACATCATATGCAGCCCAATGCTCTTCATAAAATGATTGCTCATAACTATCAATATTAGGAACTGCTATTACTAATTTGCCTTTTTCTTTTAATATTGATTTTAATTGTTTGATGATGTCATTAAGATCATGTATGTGTTCTAATACATGCCATAGCGTAATAACATCAAACTTCTTATTCTTTAAATTGAGCTGTTCAATATTTTCTTTAACCTTTGCTTTTTCTGTTGCAATAGATCGGGCTTTTTCATTGGGTTCAATACCATATACTTTCCAGCCATTACTTTTCATATTTTCAAGAAAGTATCCGGTTCCGCATCCATAATCTAAAAGTCTACCTTTTTTATGATTAGCAACAGAATTAATTAATTTCCTTTTAGAAGACAATGCATACTTTCTTGCAATCTTATATATAAAGTTAATAGGGGAATTAGCCTTGTCTGAGTGTGATATATATTCTTCAGAATTATAATACTTTCCTATATTCTCCTCATCAGGTCTTGGGTTTGTGAATTGAAAATTACAATTATCACACATCATTATATTGAATGATTCCTGACTAACTGAATGATCTTTAACTACTTTATGATTTTTTAAATTTGATCCACCACAAACAGGGCAATCTGTTAAATTTTCGTAATTCATTATCTACCTAAATAAACCATTAAAATTGAAATATCAGCTGGAGTTACTCCACTGATTCTTGATGCCTGTCCTAATGTTTGAGGTCTTACCTTTCTTAACTTTTCTTTTGCCTCAGATGATAATGCAGGGATAGCATTGAAGTCTAAAGAATCTTTAATCTTTAAATCTTCAAGATTTCTCATTTTTTCAATTAGCTGATTCTCTTTTTCTATATAACTTTCATATTTAATGTTTATCTCAGATGCTTCTACCACTTCTTTAGTATAACTACTGATCATATCATTTAAATCTTGCTCAATAAACTGTAATTGCTTAAATGAAATCTCAGGACGTTTTAAGATACTATAGGCATTTGTTTTCTCCTTAATAGGAGAAGACTTAATTTCAGTAAGTTTATCATTAACAGTATTAGGCTTTACTTTATGAGTTTTCAATCCTTTAATAAACGCATCAATTCTTGACTGTTTTTCTTCAACCTGTTTTAATCGTTCATCTGAAGCTAATCCAATCTTATGACCTAAAGGAGTTAATCTAACGTCTGCATTATCTTGCCTTAATAAGATTCTGTGTTCTGCTCTGGAGGTAAACATTCTATAAGGCTCTTCCGTCCCTTTATTGATTAAGTCATCTATAAGAACACCAATATATGCTTCTGATCTATTAAGAATGAATTCTTCTTTCTCATTAATTTTCAAATGAGCATTTATACCTGCCATTAAGCCTTGGCAAGCCGCCTCTTCATAACCAGTGGTACCATTTATTTGACCTGCAAAATACAGATTATCTACTAGTTTAGTTTCTAGTGTTGTCTTCAATTGCGTTGGAGGAAAGAAGTCATATTCAATGGCATAGCCAGGTCTGAACATTTTTACATTCTTGAATCCTTCAATTTCTCTGATGGCCTTATACTGAATATCTTCTGGTAATGAAGTTGAAAATCCATTCACATAAACTTCAACAGTATCCCATCCTTCAGGCTCAACAAATATTTGATGTCTATTTCTTTCTGCAAATCTATTAATCTTATCTTCTATAGAAGGACAATATCTAGGACCTAAACCTTGTATTCTGCCATTAAACATCGGTGATCTTTCAAAGCCATCCTCTAATATTTCGTGAACTATAGGATTTGTATAGGTGATATGACAGCTTCTTTGATTCTCTAAAGGTTTTGTCTCATTTGAAAAGGAGAACTTTTCAGGTACTTCATCTCCTTTTTGTTCCTCTATTTTAGTGTAGTCTATTGTTCTTCCGTCAACTCTAGGTGGAGTACCCGTCTTCATCCTTCCTGATTCAAAGCCAAGACTTTCTAATTGTTCTGTTATACCCTTAGAAGCTCTTTCCGCTGAACGTCCACCACCAAATTGTTTTTCACCTATATGTATAAGCCCATTAAGGAAAGTACCATTCGTAAGAACAACCGCTTTCGCCTTTATTTTTAGGCCCATACTGGTTTCAATACCTACTACCCTATTATCTTCTACTATGATTCCAGAAACCATTTCTTGCCAGAAATCGAGATTGGGTATTCTTTCCAATTGTAATCTCCACTCTTCAGCAAAACGCATTCTATCATTTTGTGTACGAGGACTCCACATTGCAGGACCTTTGGACTTATTAAGCATTCGAAATTGAATCATAGATTTATCCGCTATGATACCAGAATAACCACCCAATGCATCAATTTCTCTAACGATTTGCCCTTTTGCTACCCCACCTACCGCTGGGTTACAAGACATTTGAGCAATAGTATTCATATTCATGGTAGCTAATAATACCTTTGAACCCATATTAGCTGCAGCCGCTGCTGCTTCACAACCTGCATGACCACCTCCTACTACTATCAAGTCGTAATTTTGAAACATACTATATTTCCATTTTAGGTGTTCCACGTGGAACACATGATTTATTAATTATAATTTTTGATAACTGTTCCACGTGGAACAGTTGATTACTCTTTTTAGTTTTGTTCTATACTTAAAAACTGTTCCACGTGGAACACTCAATATTCACAATAATTCTAAAGCTTTATTCTCTGCTTCTCTCATTTTTGATTTCTCATCTTCTGTTTTGTCTTTGAAACCTATAAGATGAAGTATGCCATGAGCCATTACTCTTGAGAGTTCTTGCTCAAAACCAATCTTTAAATTATTTGCGTTTTCTTTTATTCTATCTATGCTAATGAAGATATCAGATTCAATTAAGTTGTTTTGTTCTTCAGAATCATTTAAATCAAATGTGATGATATCAGTATAAGTGTCATGATCTAAATAATCCAAGTTGATTTTATGTAAATATTCATCTGAACAAAAGATGTAGTTAATTTCAGCTATTTCATACTTATATTGGTCTGCAAGCTGATTTAACCACTTTTTATGCTTTTTAAGTTTCCTTAAGTCAAATTGACAATCCTCTTTAAAAAAGTAAATATTATCCATTAACTGATGTAGAAGCTTAATTTTACAGTCTTACCTTCTTGTTCAAAACTTAATTCATCGCTTAATGCTTTCATAAGAAAGATACCTCTTCCGCCTGGTTTATCAATATTTTCAGGAGCTGTAGGGTCAGGCAATGAATTATAATCAAAACCTTGTCCTTCATCAGAAATATTAAAGGTGATGGTATTCTCTTCCATATTTAAGGATAGATACACATTCTTATCTTTATTTCCATCATTCCCATGAATTATAGCATTATTAACTGATTCTGTTACAGCAATCATAATATTGCCGTAAATGTCATCGTCTAAACTGAATCTCTCTTTAGCATTGTCGATAAAGCTTTCAACAATTCTGATGTTTTCACTAAGAGATGGAATACTTATACTGATCTCACTCATTGTTTTTGGTTTTCTTTTAATTTTAATCGATTATAATATTTATTGATTTCGTTTTTATAATAAGGTGTAAAGTTTGGAGGAACGTTTCTCAACTGTTCAATCTCCTTTTTCTTTTCTTCTATATATTCTTCAAAAGCATTAGGTATTCGGTTTTTCTCGTAATCTGTGGCAGTTTCTCCTTTTCTTTCTTCATCTTCTTCTTGCTCTTGATTTGCCTTTTCTGATTCTAATAACCTGGTAACAATTTTTTGTTGTCTTTCAATTAGTCTTTCGTTTAGTCTTTTATTTACTAACTCCTCTTCTATCTTTTCCATTTCTTCAACAATATCACCTGCATTTCCACCATTTTCCTTTCCACCTTCTTCACCATTATTACCAAGCTGCTTTTGTAACTCTTCCATCATTTTACGAATTTTAGCTTGTTCAGCTGCTAATTCACCTAATTTCTCAGAAAACTGTCTGCCTTCTCTTTGTCCTTGACTTAGCTCTTTTGTTTTCTGATTAAGTGATTTTTGCATGTCTGAAAGACTTGGCGATTGTTGATTTCCTTTAGATTGTTGACCCATTCCCATAGAGGCTTGCATTTGCATCTGCATTTGTTCCAGAACGTCATCTAACATAAGTGCTAAATTATTCATAGCAGTCATAGCAAACTGTTGTTCAGCAATTGCTTTGCCATTTTCTCTTTCTCTTAATGCTGATACGCTTGCTTCCATGGATTCGTTCATCTGATCCAATTCTTTATTAATAAAGTTTTTTATCTGGAAAACCCGTTCAGCAAGTGAATTCAAGCTATCTTCCACAATTTGTGCATCATCTTGCATGGCCAATTGCTTTTCAGATAAAGAAATAAATCTTGGGTCGCTAGGGTTAACTTCCCTGAAGGATTTCATTAATTCCTCTTGTCTGAAAGAAAGTTTAAGAAGATTATCTACTATATCTCTAAGATCATCAATATTTTCTTGAAGCATCTCCATTTCCATGTTCATTTGCATAGAAGATAACATTTCAGACATCTCCTTCATTTCTTCGGCCGATTTCTTTTGATCTTCACTAGCCCCACTTTTATTGTTTTCTTGTAGTTTCTGTAAACTATTCTGCTGATTTAATTCAATTTCACTTTCTTTCTCCTTTGTATCTTGTAAAGAGTTAGGCTGTTTTAATGACTGGTTGCGTTTTTCAATCTCTCTCAGCTCTTCTTGGATTTTATCAAATTCTTGATTTAGCTCTTTTTGTTCTTTAACAGCTTCTTGCTTTTCTTCTTCTGAATTAAATTCATCTGAATTATCATTTGATTCAGTATCTCTTTGCTTATCGTTTTCTTCAGAGAGTGTATTTTGTTTTTCCTCTAAATCCTTAAGCTTTTCGCCTACTTGCTTCATGTCATATTGGATTTCCATTCTTTTGAATAGTTCCATAAGACGCTCCATCTCTTTCAACTTATTTTGCTCCTTTCTCTTAAGGTCTTCAACCGATTCTCTAAATTCATCTGATTGATTTTGCTCCTCTAATAAAGACTTAATTTTTTCCATTAACTCTTCATTTTCATTTTGAAGCATTTCTTCCATTAAATTTTCAAGCTGTTCTGATTTCTCTTTTAACTCAGGGCTTTGTTTATTGAATCGATCACGTTTTGCCTGATTGCTTTCAAATTCGTTCTTAATCTTTTTTAACTCTTCTCTTCTTTTCTCATTTTCATTAATAATATCTTCTAAGAGCTTTTTATCTTCCCAATTTAGTTTTCGTTTCGTCTTAAGAATATTTTCTAATTCTTCCAGCTTTTGATTAGTACCTTCATAGGCCTTAACACTTTTATCTATCTGATTTTCAGTGTTTTGACTTGTTTTTTTAATACTTTCCTCAATGTATTCATCATCAGGTAATTGAAAGATGAAGCTCGAACTTTTTGAATATTTAGCACCATTTACTCCGTCATTATCTGCTACTTCTACATAATATTCAATCTGTGTGTTCTCTTCTATTAAGGAATCCAATTGCCATAAGCTGAAATACTTCTGATTAAGAATTTTTCTATCAAATTGAAGAGGAACCTTTCCTTTTTCTACAGTTTGTCCATCCTTTAATTTATTGTATACAATATTCAATTTTGAGAATCCGTAATCATCACTGATCTCTCCCGCAATTGCTACTTGCCTAAAATAGGTACTATCATTAATAGGGGTTAAATTTATTTCAGGATACTTATCTTTTATTACTTCTATTGAATAGTTAATAGATTGATTGTAGTTACTTTCTTTATTAAATAAATTCAATTTATAATCTGAAGAATTTACAAGAGATTTTGATAAATTATAACTGTTTTGAGTCGCATTATTAAAACTGTATGATTCGTTTTTAAACTCAATAGAGATTTGATCACTCGCTTTACTTTGAATCAACCAATTAACTACTGTTCCTTCTGGAATAATGATATTCCCTGAGTTATTGATCATATCATTATCAAGGCCAGTATAATTAGGATAATCTAATTTGATATTCATTTCCTGTATACTTGGTTTCTCATATATTTTCAATTGATAATTGTTAGAATAGAAACCAGCTGCTTCGAGCCTAAAGTCTACATTAGATTGAATGTTTTTAAAAGTGAATTTAAATTGATTGTCGGTGGTTCTTTCAAACTTTTGTTTTACTCCTTCCTTATTTATAAATAATTCTGCTGGGATTTCATTGCCTTCAAGTTTTGCGGTTAAAGTAAAATCTTCACCTTTAAAACCATTCAGTTCATCATTCAGAATTTGAAATTGAAAAGGAGCCTTAGGAATAAAATCTTCATTAAATTTAATAACTCGATAACTACCTTCAGTTATCATGTTGGGAGAGAACATGAAAACCAATACAGTAATAACGGAAGGAATTAAGAGATAAGGCAGATAGCTCTTATTAGATTTTCTAATGTTAATACTTTCCTTAAAATTGAAGAGTGAAATATTTTTGTATTTCTGACTTATACTAGCTGATATCAATGAGTTTTCTGTACTTGATAATTCATTTAACTGAATGATATTCAGTAGTTTATCTTTAATTTCAGGAAAATACTGTCCAATTTGTTTTGCGGCCTCATCATTACTTAAGTGCTTTCCATTTCCTAATAAATGGTAAAGAGGAATAATTAGAAAATTAATGGAAACTGCTATTAAACTTATTAAGGCTAGTGCAAATAAAACAGTTCTAGTAGGACTGTTGAGTTGAAATGAATATTCTAACCCACTTACAAGCAGTATTATAAATAAGATAAAGCCTATATTTAAAATTAAGCCTTTAACAATTTTATTTAAGTAATACTTTTTCTTGTAAGCCGTTAGCTTATTTAAAATTTCCGCTATGTTACTTTTCGAATTCACTTCAGTAATAACGAGAAATTTAATACAATGATTTCCAATATTTTATATGTTTTAGGATACATCCAACTCAACTTTTATAGGACAATGGTCTGAGTGTTTAACATCTTGTAAAATATCGGCTGATTTTAGTTTATCAATTAAATTCTCAGAAAGCATGTGGTAATCAATTCTCCAGCCTTTATTTCGTTCACGGGCTGCAGCTCTATAGCTCCACCAGCTATACTGATCGGGTTCTTTATTTAAATGTCTGAAAGTGTCAACAAATCCATCATTTAGGAATTCAGTCATCCATTCTCTTTCCTCTGGCAAAAAGCCAGAGCTATTTTTATTTCTTACAGGATCATGAATATCTATGGGTTGATGACAA is drawn from Marivirga arenosa and contains these coding sequences:
- a CDS encoding class I SAM-dependent methyltransferase; translated protein: MNYENLTDCPVCGGSNLKNHKVVKDHSVSQESFNIMMCDNCNFQFTNPRPDEENIGKYYNSEEYISHSDKANSPINFIYKIARKYALSSKRKLINSVANHKKGRLLDYGCGTGYFLENMKSNGWKVYGIEPNEKARSIATEKAKVKENIEQLNLKNKKFDVITLWHVLEHIHDLNDIIKQLKSILKEKGKLVIAVPNIDSYEQSFYEEHWAAYDVPRHLYHFSQDTMNTLMLKHGLKVKKVYPMKLDAYYISLLSNKYKFQKNKFIKSILTGYKSNSYANKNQNNYSSLIYIIKK
- the mnmG gene encoding tRNA uridine-5-carboxymethylaminomethyl(34) synthesis enzyme MnmG; this encodes MFQNYDLIVVGGGHAGCEAAAAAANMGSKVLLATMNMNTIAQMSCNPAVGGVAKGQIVREIDALGGYSGIIADKSMIQFRMLNKSKGPAMWSPRTQNDRMRFAEEWRLQLERIPNLDFWQEMVSGIIVEDNRVVGIETSMGLKIKAKAVVLTNGTFLNGLIHIGEKQFGGGRSAERASKGITEQLESLGFESGRMKTGTPPRVDGRTIDYTKIEEQKGDEVPEKFSFSNETKPLENQRSCHITYTNPIVHEILEDGFERSPMFNGRIQGLGPRYCPSIEDKINRFAERNRHQIFVEPEGWDTVEVYVNGFSTSLPEDIQYKAIREIEGFKNVKMFRPGYAIEYDFFPPTQLKTTLETKLVDNLYFAGQINGTTGYEEAACQGLMAGINAHLKINEKEEFILNRSEAYIGVLIDDLINKGTEEPYRMFTSRAEHRILLRQDNADVRLTPLGHKIGLASDERLKQVEEKQSRIDAFIKGLKTHKVKPNTVNDKLTEIKSSPIKEKTNAYSILKRPEISFKQLQFIEQDLNDMISSYTKEVVEASEINIKYESYIEKENQLIEKMRNLEDLKIKDSLDFNAIPALSSEAKEKLRKVRPQTLGQASRISGVTPADISILMVYLGR
- the ybeY gene encoding rRNA maturation RNase YbeY, translating into MDNIYFFKEDCQFDLRKLKKHKKWLNQLADQYKYEIAEINYIFCSDEYLHKINLDYLDHDTYTDIITFDLNDSEEQNNLIESDIFISIDRIKENANNLKIGFEQELSRVMAHGILHLIGFKDKTEDEKSKMREAENKALELL
- a CDS encoding ATP-binding protein; its protein translation is MSEISISIPSLSENIRIVESFIDNAKERFSLDDDIYGNIMIAVTESVNNAIIHGNDGNKDKNVYLSLNMEENTITFNISDEGQGFDYNSLPDPTAPENIDKPGGRGIFLMKALSDELSFEQEGKTVKLSFYIS
- a CDS encoding DUF4175 family protein: MNSKSNIAEILNKLTAYKKKYYLNKIVKGLILNIGFILFIILLVSGLEYSFQLNSPTRTVLFALALISLIAVSINFLIIPLYHLLGNGKHLSNDEAAKQIGQYFPEIKDKLLNIIQLNELSSTENSLISASISQKYKNISLFNFKESINIRKSNKSYLPYLLIPSVITVLVFMFSPNMITEGSYRVIKFNEDFIPKAPFQFQILNDELNGFKGEDFTLTAKLEGNEIPAELFINKEGVKQKFERTTDNQFKFTFKNIQSNVDFRLEAAGFYSNNYQLKIYEKPSIQEMNIKLDYPNYTGLDNDMINNSGNIIIPEGTVVNWLIQSKASDQISIEFKNESYSFNNATQNSYNLSKSLVNSSDYKLNLFNKESNYNQSINYSIEVIKDKYPEINLTPINDSTYFRQVAIAGEISDDYGFSKLNIVYNKLKDGQTVEKGKVPLQFDRKILNQKYFSLWQLDSLIEENTQIEYYVEVADNDGVNGAKYSKSSSFIFQLPDDEYIEESIKKTSQNTENQIDKSVKAYEGTNQKLEELENILKTKRKLNWEDKKLLEDIINENEKRREELKKIKNEFESNQAKRDRFNKQSPELKEKSEQLENLMEEMLQNENEELMEKIKSLLEEQNQSDEFRESVEDLKRKEQNKLKEMERLMELFKRMEIQYDMKQVGEKLKDLEEKQNTLSEENDKQRDTESNDNSDEFNSEEEKQEAVKEQKELNQEFDKIQEELREIEKRNQSLKQPNSLQDTKEKESEIELNQQNSLQKLQENNKSGASEDQKKSAEEMKEMSEMLSSMQMNMEMEMLQENIDDLRDIVDNLLKLSFRQEELMKSFREVNPSDPRFISLSEKQLAMQDDAQIVEDSLNSLAERVFQIKNFINKELDQMNESMEASVSALRERENGKAIAEQQFAMTAMNNLALMLDDVLEQMQMQMQASMGMGQQSKGNQQSPSLSDMQKSLNQKTKELSQGQREGRQFSEKLGELAAEQAKIRKMMEELQKQLGNNGEEGGKENGGNAGDIVEEMEKIEEELVNKRLNERLIERQQKIVTRLLESEKANQEQEEDEERKGETATDYEKNRIPNAFEEYIEEKKKEIEQLRNVPPNFTPYYKNEINKYYNRLKLKENQKQ